Proteins from a single region of Papaver somniferum cultivar HN1 unplaced genomic scaffold, ASM357369v1 unplaced-scaffold_48, whole genome shotgun sequence:
- the LOC113342839 gene encoding uncharacterized protein LOC113342839: protein MAPIRDRRGRKVEDAIASDSARKQRRQNLTASARRARTAKAASSAQDGTQQASQEGVQPSAPQSEPVKEGVQPCASQSQPVQEGVMAMNSSSASNANTTNNICGLLPSSTQARDPAWEWGERKDPENPNIITCLLCNKLIRGGGITRLKEHLVGKSGNTSPCPNATTSVINKVNQLFAVKKTKNAHRANIDLVYQRTFNSDEGSDVDTDVGEQEVEIDGNVGSGSGVDLHVQNQTKRKRITQSNTRGPIDLYMRTDHKKTLKVTAERNCVVKEKLLKTAWKCISSWMTENLVAFNTVRCPSFKEMIFAIGDYGKAMPPPPSYHQIRTNLFKDRLEEMRMFVDTFREHWKRFGCSIMSDGWTDGKKRHLINFLVNCPKGSVFLKSVDASDRTNDADFIRKLVKEVIVDVGAENVVQFITDNGSNFKKAGKDLMLEYPHIFWTPCGAHCVQLMLEELGSKLPRTKTAVILGKRLVTYIYAHFQVLSLMRELTSADLHRSTKTRFATQYYTLESLQKYKTPLQMVFVNDRWVKTRFARENVGVNALKIVTNIKFWEDVDYSCRVLKPLVKVVRLVDIERKPTMHSFYEAMRIARDQLEKNLAEDNDTWVIVKAVFDKRWKNNFNHPLRCAAYYLNPSIFYKIPAHLMDNGPKYIEIKRGLHTAMEKLKTNEYELEMEITELRMYIDAYGILGSQTCKKRRDKDQPHDWWITYGGIDVPNLQKFAIRVLSLTSSASPCERNWSTFQNLHTKKRNRITQQKLNDSVFIQYNKKLQRRYKEIAEYNDDGKARDPIFLDEHDENDE, encoded by the exons ATGGCGCCTATTAG GGATAGGCGAGGTAGAAAAGTCGAAGATGCAATTGCCTCAGATAGTGCAAGAAAGCAAAGGCGTCAAAACTTGACAGCTAGTGCAAGGAGAGCTAGGACTGCTAAAGCCGCTTCAAGTGCTCAAGATGGAACTCAACAAGCAAgtcaagaaggtgttcaaccaagtGCCCCTCAATCAGAACCAGTTAAAGAAGGTGTTCAACCATGTGCCTCTCAATCACAACcagttcaagaaggt GTTATGGCTATGAATTCTTCTAGTGCATCCAATGCAAACACCACAAACAATATATGTGGTTTATTGCCTTCTTCTACGCAAGCTAGGGATCCGGCATGGGAATGGGGTGAACGCAAAGACCCAGAAAATCCAAATATTATTACATGTTTGTTATGTAACAAATTAATCCGTGGTGGTGGAATCACAAGGCTTAAGGAGCATCTCGTAGGAAAGTCAGGGAATACTTCACCATGTCCGAATGCAACCACTTCTGTTATCAACAAAGTAAATCAGTTGTTTGCTGTAAAGAAGACAAAAAATGCTCATAGGGCTAACATTGATTTAGTGTACCAGCGTACATTCAACTCTGATGAAGGCTCTGATGTTGACACAGATGTTGGGGAACAAGAAGTTGAAATTGATGGCAATGTTGGCAGTGGTAGTGGTGTTGATTTACATGTTCAAAATCAGACGAAGAGAAAGCGAATAACCCAAAGTAATACAAGAGGTCCTATTGATTTATATATGAGGACAGATCACAAGAAAACTCTAAAGGTCACCGCTGAAAGGAACTGTGTAGTGAAAGAGAAGTTATTAAAGACTGCATGGAAATGCATATCATCTTGGATGACTGAGAATTTAGTGGCATTTAATACCGTTCGTTGCCCAAGTTTCAAAGAAATGATCTTTGCAATTGGTGATTATGGGAAAG cTATGCCCCCCCCCCCATCTTACCATCAGATTCGTACCAATCTTTTCAAGGACCGATTAGAAGAAATGAGGATGTTCGTTGATACCTTTAGGGAACATTGGAAGAGGTTTGGATGTTCTATCATGTCAGATGGTTGGACGGATGGGAAAAAGAGACATCTTATTAACTTTTTGGTGAATTGTCCTAAAGGTTCAGTATTTTTGAAGTCCGTGGATGCCTCAGATAGAACCAATGATGCTGATTTCATTCGTAAGCTTGTAAAGGAGGTAATTGTTGATGTTGGTGCAGAAAATGTGGTTCAGTTCATTACTGATAATGGTTCTAACTTCAAAAAGGCAGGGAAGGACTTAATGCTTGAATACCCACATATATTTTGGACTCCTTGTGGTGCTCATTGTGTTCAGTTGATGCTAGAAGAACTTGGTTCCAAGCTTCCAAGAACCAAGACAGCCGTCATACTAGGTAAGAGACTAGTTACATATATTTATGCTCATTTTCAAGTATTGAGCTTAATGAGGGAGTTGACTAGTGCAGACTTACATAGGTCTACAAAAACTAGATTTGCAACTCAATATTACACACTAGAGAGTCTTCAAAAGTATAAAACTCCTCtgcaaatggtgtttgtgaatgaTAGGTGGGTAAAAACTAGGTTTGCAAGAGAAAATGTGGGAGTAAATGCACTTAAAATTGTTACAAATATCAAATTTTGGGAAGATGTCGATTACTCTTGTAGGGTGCTAAAGCCTTTAGTTAAGGTAGTAAGATTAGTGGATATCGAACGCAAACCTACAATGCATTCTTTTTATGAGGCAATGAGAATAGCAAGGGATCAACTTGAGAAGAATTTGGCTGAAGATAATGATACTTGGGTTATAGTTAAGGCTGTTTTTGATAAGAGATGGAAGAATAACTTTAATCATCCTCTACGTTGTGCGGCTTATTATCTAAATCCTTCCATATTCTATAAGATTCCAGCTCATTTGATGGATAATGgtccaaagtacatagaaatcaaaAGGGGACTTCATACAGCTATGGAAAAGCTTAAAACCAATGAATATGAACTTGAGATGGAAATAACTGAATTGAGAATGTACATCGATGCTTATGGAATCCTAGGAAGTCAGACTTGCAAAAAAAGAAGAGACAAAGATCAACCTC ATGATTGGTGGATTACATATGGAGGAATCGATGTCCCAAACCTACAAAAATTTGCAATCAGGGTATTGAGTCTTACTTCTTCTGCTTCCCCATGTGAGCGAAACTGGAGCACATTTCAAAAT tTGCACACCAAGAAGCGGAATCGCATAACACAACAAAAATTGAATGATAGTGTATTTATCCAATATAACAAAAAATTGCAGCGTCGTTATAAAGAAATTGCAGAATATAATGATGATGGGAAAGCTCGTGACCCTATTTTTCTTGATgagcatgatgaaaatgatgaatag
- the LOC113342840 gene encoding putative glucan endo-1,3-beta-glucosidase GVI codes for MARSSSEVEYRALTNLTAELQWLVYLFKDMHSSCPLPITVSCDSQAAIHISQNTKLKKSFSETMDPITFFYTISFFLLLSVSSSNIFAESGVVGVNYGRLGNNLPSPAAVISLLKSRKINHIRLFSPDKDVLNSLRGSGVKVVLGVRNQDIRRIGNDPAYARTWIKTNIVAFKNVQFRYISVGNEVDIPRSPASAHILPAMQNLNSALKAIGIKFPESSTCKCISFAYNENRQTIKLDYALFTANRVVVTDGSKNYRNMFDAITDATYLAIEKVGGPNVRIVITESGWSSPGNGNIATIRIARTYINNMISHVSGTSGTPKRPGKSIETYVFALFNENVMTGDRTEKHFGLYYPDMRQVYPVTFR; via the exons ATGGCTCGTTCATCATCTGAAGTTGAATATCGTGCTTTAACAAATCTAACTGCTGAGCTTCAATGGTTAGTTTATCTCTTCAAAGACATGCACAGTTCTTGTCCTCTTCCTATCACTGTTTCTTGTGATAGTCAAGCAGCAattcatatttctcaaaatacg AAACTCAAGAAATCTTTTTCAGAAACAATGGATCCAATAACTTTCTTTTACACAATTTCCTTCTTTCTACTCCTCTCCGTTTCATCATCCAATATATTTGCTG AATCAGGAGTTGTTGGTGTGAACTATGGAAGGCTAGGTAACAACCTACCATCCCCGGCCGCAGTCATATCCCTCTTAAAATCGAGGAAAATAAATCATATTCGTTTATTTAGTCCAGATAAGGATGTCCTAAATTCCCTGAGAGGGTCGGGAGTCAAGGTCGTACTGGGTGTCCGGAACCAAGATATACGAAGGATAGGAAATGATCCTGCTTATGCTCGAACCTGGATTAAAACCAACATAGTCGCATTCAAGAACGTTCAATTTCGATATATTTCAGTTGGAAATGAAGTTGATATTCCAAGAAGTCCTGCATCGGCTCACATTCTTCCCGCTATGCAAAATCTTAATTCAGCACTTAAAGCTATAGGGATAAAATTTCCA GAGTCCTCTACTTGTAAATGTATATCCTTTGCCTACAATGAAAACCGACAAACAATTAAACTGGATTATGCTCTTTTCACAGCGAATAGAGTTGTTGTTACAGATGGTAGTAAGAACTACAGAAATATGTTTGATGCCATAACTGACGCAACATATTTAGCGATCGAGAAGGTTGGTGGACCTAATGTCCGTATTGTCATTACCGAGAGTGGATGGTCGTCACCTGgaaatggtaatattgcaacaattCGGATTGCTAGAACATATATCAACAATATGATTTCACACGTTTCTGGGACATCAGGGACTCCGAAGAGGCCAGGGAAGAGCATAGAGACCTATGTTTTTGCCCTTTTTAACGAGAATGTGATGACTGGAGACAGGACAGAAAAACATTTTGGCTTGTACTACCCTGATATGAGACAAGTCTATCCTGTTACTTTCCGTTAA